From Miscanthus floridulus cultivar M001 chromosome 15, ASM1932011v1, whole genome shotgun sequence, the proteins below share one genomic window:
- the LOC136508403 gene encoding uncharacterized protein gives MERQTRFVVLLVFAFFAAGALRASSSAAAADLSAGAQAMPSSSLHALRRVEDDASSFVDSVEEAAYPRRRALYGGGPYIGYAGLAASQAACYGPCPARGQAYSRGCLAIYQCRG, from the coding sequence ATGGAGCGGCAAACTCGATTCGTCGTCCTGCTCGTCTTCGCCTTCTTTGCCGCCGGGGCGCTCcgcgccagcagctccgccgcgGCCGCGGACTTGTCGGCTGGTGCTCAGGCCATGCCGTCGTCGTCTCTGCACGCGCTGCGGCGCGTCGAGGACGACGCAAGCAGCTTCGTGGACAGCGTGGAAGAGGCAGCGTACCCGCGGAGGAGGGCGCTCTACGGGGGAGGGCCGTATATCGGCTACGCGGGGCTCGCCGCGAGCCAGGCCGCCTGCTACGGCCCGTGCCCCGCTCGAGGGCAAGCCTACAGCCGCGGTTGCCTGGCCATCTACCAGTGCCGAGGCTAG
- the LOC136508401 gene encoding uncharacterized protein isoform X1: protein MIVARWFTPAYIEKHESQRALRMLRPAATHHQGSRSLPGFKSAYEAAHPDEDVSMFTAWAMSHQTRVAGDVTWDPAAPREAYSDPNVYTKVQEYTSAVQQRHGPEYDVRTEPIDAEAIMRLGGGRKHGRTWIANAAIDPTTVPTLSQLRAQSTSSSQPIRSRPTPTLQRVDALEAQNNEKTAQITALTARLEAEQAARQAQEVRIAEMMQIMQALGQKTGVPVQMSAPPPQVPHAFAATPPQSAGSNNPPRASPDSGGFVTPPSTQRPDGWEGW, encoded by the exons ATGATCGTGGCTAGGTGGTTTACGCCGGCCTACATAGAGAAGCACGAGTCTCAGCGGGCACTGCGTATGCTCAGGCCAGCTgccactcaccatcaaggcagcaggAGTCTCCCCGGATTCAAATcggcatat gaggctgcgcacccggacGAGGATGTCTCGATGTTCacggcgtgggctatgtcccaccagACCAGGGTGGCCGGCGACGTCACCTGGGACCCGGCTGCCCCTCGCGAGGCATACTCCGACCctaacgtgtacactaaagtccaggaGTACACGTCGGCGGTACAGCAGCGGCACGGGCCAGAGTACGACGTCCGCACCGAGCCCATTGATGCCGAGGCCATCATGAGGCTCGGTGGCGGCAGGAAGCACGGCCGGACGTGGATTGCGAACGCCGCCATCGACCCCACCACTGTTCCCACTCTGAGCCAgctccgagcacagagcacgagttccagccagcccatacgctcacggCCTACTCCGACACTGCAGCGGGTCGATGCGCTCGAG gcccagaacAACGAGAAGACGGCGCAGATCACGGCCCTCACTGCTCGGCTGGAGGCTGAGCAGGCCGCTCGGCAGGCCCAGGAGGTCAGGATTGCAGAAATGATGCAAATCATGCAAGCTCTTGGGCAGAAGACGGGTGTGCCTGTGCAGATGTCAGCTCCTCCGCCTCAGGTGCCGCACGCgtttgcagctactcct cctcagtcggcggGTTCCAATAACCCCCCTCGTGCGTCACCTGATTCTGGAGGCTTCGTTACACCACCCTCGACGCAGAGGCCAGACGGTTGGGAAGGTTGGTGA
- the LOC136508401 gene encoding uncharacterized protein isoform X2 has protein sequence MIVARWFTPAYIEKHESQRALRMLRPAATHHQGSRSLPGFKSAYEAAHPDEDVSMFTAWAMSHQTRVAGDVTWDPAAPREAYSDPNVYTKVQEYTSAVQQRHGPEYDVRTEPIDAEAIMRLGGGRKHGRTWIANAAIDPTTVPTLSQLRAQSTSSSQPIRSRPTPTLQRVDALEAQNNEKTAQITALTARLEAEQAARQAQEVRIAEMMQIMQALGQKTGVPVQMSAPPPQPQSAGSNNPPRASPDSGGFVTPPSTQRPDGWEGW, from the exons ATGATCGTGGCTAGGTGGTTTACGCCGGCCTACATAGAGAAGCACGAGTCTCAGCGGGCACTGCGTATGCTCAGGCCAGCTgccactcaccatcaaggcagcaggAGTCTCCCCGGATTCAAATcggcatat gaggctgcgcacccggacGAGGATGTCTCGATGTTCacggcgtgggctatgtcccaccagACCAGGGTGGCCGGCGACGTCACCTGGGACCCGGCTGCCCCTCGCGAGGCATACTCCGACCctaacgtgtacactaaagtccaggaGTACACGTCGGCGGTACAGCAGCGGCACGGGCCAGAGTACGACGTCCGCACCGAGCCCATTGATGCCGAGGCCATCATGAGGCTCGGTGGCGGCAGGAAGCACGGCCGGACGTGGATTGCGAACGCCGCCATCGACCCCACCACTGTTCCCACTCTGAGCCAgctccgagcacagagcacgagttccagccagcccatacgctcacggCCTACTCCGACACTGCAGCGGGTCGATGCGCTCGAG gcccagaacAACGAGAAGACGGCGCAGATCACGGCCCTCACTGCTCGGCTGGAGGCTGAGCAGGCCGCTCGGCAGGCCCAGGAGGTCAGGATTGCAGAAATGATGCAAATCATGCAAGCTCTTGGGCAGAAGACGGGTGTGCCTGTGCAGATGTCAGCTCCTCCGCCTCAG cctcagtcggcggGTTCCAATAACCCCCCTCGTGCGTCACCTGATTCTGGAGGCTTCGTTACACCACCCTCGACGCAGAGGCCAGACGGTTGGGAAGGTTGGTGA
- the LOC136508402 gene encoding pollen allergen Phl p 2-like: MASSSSSFLLVAVALAALFAIGSCGTELTLMIGKDSSSTKLSLITNVAISEVSVKPKGATDFSDDLKESPANTFTLDSKEPIKGPISFRFAAKAGGYRVVDDVIPADFKAGAVYKTGEQV, encoded by the coding sequence atggcctcctcgtcctcctccttccTGCTCGTGGCGGTGGCATTGGCAGCACTGTTTGCCATCGGGTCGTGCGGCACCGAGCTCACCCTCATGATTGGTAAGGACTCCAGCTCCACCAAACTATCCCTCATCACCAACGTCGCCATCTCTGAGGTGTCAGTCAAGCCGAAGGGCGCCACGGATTTTTCGGACGACCTCAAGGAGTCGCCAGCCAACACCTTTACCCTCGACAGCAAGGAGCCGATCAAGGGACCTATATCCTTCCGCTTCGCTGCGAAGGCTGGTGGCTACCGTGTTGTAGATGATGTCATCCCTGCCGACTTTAAGGCCGGCGCAGTTTACAAGACCGGCGAACAAGTCTAA
- the LOC136509433 gene encoding pollen allergen Phl p 2-like, whose translation MASSSSSFLLAAVALAALFAIGSCGTELTLTIGKDSSSTKLSLITNVAISEVSVKPKGATDFSDDLKESPANTFTLDSKEPIKGPISFRFAAKAGGYRVVDDVIPADFKAGTVYKTGEQV comes from the coding sequence atggcctcctcgtcctcctcgttcCTGCTCGCGGCGGTGGCGTTGGCAGCACTGTTTGCCATCGGGTCGTGCGGCACCGAGCTCACCCTAACTATCGGTAAGGACTCCAGCTCCACCAAACTATCCCTCATCACCAACGTCGCCATCTCTGAGGTGTCAGTCAAGCCGAAGGGCGCCACGGATTTTTCGGACGACCTCAAGGAGTCGCCAGCCAACACCTTTACCCTCGATAGCAAGGAGCCGATCAAGGGACCTATATCCTTTCGCTTCGCTGCGAAGGCTGGTGGCTACCGTGTTGTCGATGATGTCATCCCTGCCGACTTTAAGGCCGGCACAGTTTACAAGACTGGCGAACAAGTCTAA